The genomic DNA AGTAGCTTTCCGATGGATTCTTTCCCGAGCCGATGGGCTCCTTTGGTCTGATTGTTTCCCATATTAACGACTTCCTTTTCTACTGTATCTGTTGGTCTCCTTGCCACTGGGCCAATTGACGCAAGGCCTTCAGTTTGTCCGAACGGTCGATCTTGCTTGCAGCCACCGCTTCTTGGAGCATATTAATCGAGTAATCGTAGTCATCCCGGTTAACAGGGAAAGGATAGCCATCTTTACCTCCGTGGGCAAAGGCGTAGCGTACGGGGTCCTTGAAACTTGCCGATGCCCCATAGGCGACCTCCGCCACCATGGCTAGGGCCCGTATTGTACTCGGCCCAACGCCGGGAAGGGCTAGGAGCTGCTCAAAGTCTTTCGGTGCCTGTTCATAGGCCTGGTCCAGTACCTTGAGCAAATGCTTGGTGTGGGGGATGGCGTGATTAGCTCCGAGGACAAAACCCGTTGTGTTCAGGGTAGCTAGGTTCTTCAATTTGGTCTCCTCTGGGTTGGGTTCAAAGAGTGATAGCTGGGTGCCGATTGCAGGCTGCTTCTTCCTGCTCTTTTGCATCAAGGACAACTCAGCTAATACTGTCTGGGGTTTCTCCCTGGTCAGAGTGGTTATTGCTGTTCTTGCCCTTTGGCTTTCCCGTGCGACCATGTTCAGGATGTGGTCAGAACGGTCATCGCAACAGATCGCCTTGTGGGGTTCGGAGACGAAGTCTGTCATGTCGGTACTAAGCCAATGGTATCTTCGCGCTAGCCTGTTTCTTGGGTTCATGCCCTGTTGCACCACGGCCCAGTCTCCATCTCGGGTGAAGACGAAAAGATGATGATAGATCTGATACCCGTCCTGCAATGCAGCACTGTCCACTTTGGCAGCTAGTCTACTTGCATACTGCAAAGCGGATGCATCTACGGTTAGACTGTGCTCATCTGCCAGGGAGATAATCTCCTTTGGAGTAGCCCGGGATGCTCTTCCCTTACCACCCGCGAGGTACAGATCCAGGCAGTCATTCTTCAGGCCCTCCTTTAGAGCGCCACAGACTGTGGTGGTAAGGCCCGATGAGTGCCAATCAAAGCCGAGGACACAACCAAAGGCCTGAAACCAGAAAGGATCAGCTAACCGCCTGAGGACTTCTTGGGAACCGAACTCTTGAACAACAACTTCAATAATGAGCGGTGCCAGTTTCTTCATCCGTTCAAAAAGCCACGGAG from Limnochordia bacterium includes the following:
- a CDS encoding DUF763 domain-containing protein yields the protein MRTGYTDLPLHGGKCPPWLFERMKKLAPLIIEVVVQEFGSQEVLRRLADPFWFQAFGCVLGFDWHSSGLTTTVCGALKEGLKNDCLDLYLAGGKGRASRATPKEIISLADEHSLTVDASALQYASRLAAKVDSAALQDGYQIYHHLFVFTRDGDWAVVQQGMNPRNRLARRYHWLSTDMTDFVSEPHKAICCDDRSDHILNMVARESQRARTAITTLTREKPQTVLAELSLMQKSRKKQPAIGTQLSLFEPNPEETKLKNLATLNTTGFVLGANHAIPHTKHLLKVLDQAYEQAPKDFEQLLALPGVGPSTIRALAMVAEVAYGASASFKDPVRYAFAHGGKDGYPFPVNRDDYDYSINMLQEAVAASKIDRSDKLKALRQLAQWQGDQQIQ